Proteins encoded within one genomic window of Flavobacterium sp. NG2:
- a CDS encoding S41 family peptidase, producing the protein MKIRLSILFFFLVAGFVFQGCEDNDDIALPTSLQINDFIWKGLNINYLWQADVSNLADNRFPNQGQYTSFLSNYTPEDLFNVLRIDKSIDRFSWIVSDYTVLEQALQGTTKNNGIEFGLSYKPGSQTEIIGYVRYIIPGSDAATKNIKRGDIFYAVNNVSLTISNYSSLLYSAAENYSLSFADFDGTNFIPNGKVIDFTKTVLNENPIFINKIINSGSHKIGYLMYNGFYSNYDVQLNNAFGFLKSEGITDLVLDLRYNGGGSVLTATRLASMITGQFTNQVFTKLTYNKKKSANNVNYLFPSKISATEINSLNLSKIYILTTQSTASASELIINGLSPYINVIQIGDVTYGKNVASVTLYDSSNFSSSNRNPDHKYAMQPIVAKSVNKNGFGEYEKGLVPNHSLKESLRTLGVLGDASEPLLSTAIGKITGTSRWVKQTTENGAIDLVNDSKTLSGRNELHIE; encoded by the coding sequence TGTTTTTCAGGGATGTGAAGATAATGATGATATTGCACTTCCTACCTCGCTTCAAATTAATGATTTTATTTGGAAAGGACTTAATATAAATTACTTATGGCAAGCGGATGTTTCTAATTTAGCAGATAATCGATTTCCAAATCAAGGACAATACACCAGCTTTTTGTCTAATTATACTCCCGAGGATTTATTTAATGTTTTGCGAATTGATAAGTCAATTGATCGCTTTAGTTGGATTGTAAGTGATTATACGGTATTAGAGCAGGCTTTGCAGGGAACGACAAAAAATAACGGAATAGAGTTTGGATTGAGCTATAAACCAGGAAGTCAAACGGAAATTATTGGCTATGTTCGATATATAATTCCGGGTTCAGATGCTGCCACAAAAAATATAAAACGAGGGGATATATTTTATGCAGTTAACAATGTGTCGCTGACGATTTCAAATTATTCATCGCTTTTATATAGTGCAGCGGAAAATTATAGTTTAAGTTTTGCTGATTTTGATGGAACCAATTTTATTCCTAATGGTAAAGTTATTGATTTTACAAAAACGGTTTTGAATGAAAATCCTATTTTTATCAATAAGATAATCAATTCAGGAAGTCATAAGATAGGCTATTTAATGTATAATGGATTTTATTCCAATTATGATGTACAATTAAATAATGCTTTTGGTTTTTTAAAAAGTGAAGGGATTACGGATTTGGTATTAGACTTAAGATATAACGGTGGAGGGTCTGTGCTTACGGCAACACGATTAGCAAGTATGATAACAGGACAGTTCACTAATCAAGTTTTTACTAAACTAACCTATAATAAAAAAAAGAGTGCTAATAATGTGAATTACCTATTTCCTAGTAAAATTAGCGCTACAGAGATTAATAGTTTAAACTTATCTAAAATATACATACTAACAACGCAAAGTACGGCTTCTGCAAGTGAATTAATTATTAATGGTTTGTCTCCGTATATTAATGTTATACAAATAGGGGATGTGACTTACGGTAAAAACGTTGCTTCGGTTACTTTGTATGATTCTTCTAATTTTAGTTCTTCAAATCGAAATCCAGATCATAAATATGCAATGCAGCCTATTGTAGCCAAATCAGTAAATAAAAATGGTTTTGGCGAGTACGAAAAAGGATTGGTTCCTAATCATAGTTTGAAAGAGTCATTACGTACACTTGGTGTTCTTGGTGATGCCTCAGAACCATTATTAAGTACAGCAATTGGGAAAATTACAGGTACAAGTAGATGGGTAAAACAAACTACGGAAAATGGAGCGATAGACTTAGTTAATGATTCAAAAACCTTAAGTGGTCGTAACGAATTGCATATTGAGTAG